Proteins encoded by one window of Cannabis sativa cultivar Pink pepper isolate KNU-18-1 chromosome 4, ASM2916894v1, whole genome shotgun sequence:
- the LOC133037059 gene encoding uncharacterized protein LOC133037059 produces MRRNYMVPAVGIGGGFALLWNEGVDLELIKVSNGIFQELIKEPLRKVHWMLFTVYGRPYETEKQLFWEELEKRIIKVRVPWVVIGDLNVIAHPWEKSGGRRVTARDTCILTNFLQNTGGVDLGFHGWKFTWQNNRFVGGLTRERLDRAVVSGDWITYFPEAKVTNAPISVSDHGYVLLDSVGGRKRGFKPFLFF; encoded by the coding sequence ATGAGGAGGAATTATATGGTGCCAGCCGTGGGTATTGGAGGAGGGTTTGCTCTATTGTGGAATGAAGGTGTGGATTTGGAATTGATAAAAGTTAGTAATGGAATTTTCCAAGAGCTAATTAAAGAGCCTTTACGGAAGGTTCATTGGATGTTGTTTACGGTGTATGGGAGACCCTATGAAACAGAAAAACAATTATTCTGGGAAGAGTTGGAAAAAAGGATTATTAAAGTTCGTGTTCCCTGGGTGGTGATTGGTGATCTTAATGTGATTGCGCATCCTTGGGAGAAGAGTGGTGGTAGAAGAGTAACTGCTCGGGACACTTGCATCCTTACAAACTTCTTGCAGAATACAGGGGGAGTTGATCTTGGATTTCATGGTTGGAAGTTTACATGGCAAAATAACAGATTTGTGGGTGGTTTGACTAGAGAGAGATTAGACCGTGCAGTGGTTTCGGGGGATTGGATCACATATTTTCCCGAGGCAAAAGTCACTAATGCTCCAATCTCCGTTTCGGATCATGGATATGTGCTTTTGGACAGTGTCGGGGGAAGGAAGAGGGGGTTTAAACCATTTCTGTTTTTTTGA
- the LOC115713689 gene encoding uncharacterized protein LOC115713689 has product MGIPQINSSLSLELKIVEAKSVESKPRGDLFVRCYLPVGSNKRKVGIDTKEIPTKKDHVWNETFSLECSGIEDNKVDITKLIKQEKLVLELRWRNRVPILGRSGSKLLGSAEIAWKDVSESPNMVLDKWVTMAHSSGELKPAKLKVKISVKVLSEEHIFENKNSSVSEECGCKDSHNHNHALYACDEYYYVLALTAALDAL; this is encoded by the coding sequence aTGGGCATTCCACAAATTAACTCTTCCCTTAGTCTAGAGCTGAAAATTGTAGAAGCAAAAAGTGTAGAATCAAAACCAAGAGGTGACCTGTTTGTGAGATGTTATCTTCCAGTTGGAAGCAACAAAAGAAAAGTTGGGATCGACACTAAAGAAATCCCCACCAAAAAGGACCACGTTTGGAATGAAACTTTCTCTTTAGAGTGCTCTGGGATTGAGGACAACAAAGTGGACATCACCAAATTGATAAAGCAAGAGAAGTTGGTTTTGGAGCTGAGGTGGAGAAACAGAGTGCCAATTCTTGGGAGAAGTGGTTCAAAACTGTTGGGCAGTGCTGAGATTGCATGGAAAGATGTTAGTGAGTCACCAAACATGGTGTTAGACAAGTGGGTGACCATGGCTCATTCAAGTGGTGAGCTTAAACCAGCTAAACTTAAAGTGAAGATCAGTGTGAAGGTTTTGAGTGAAGAACATATATTTGAGAATAAGAACAGCTCAGTCTCAGAGGAGTGTGGGTGTAAGGACAGTCATAATCATAATCATGCTTTATACGCATGTGATGAATACTATTACGTTCTTGCTCTAACTGCTGCTTTAGACGCTCTTTAA